In a single window of the Mustela nigripes isolate SB6536 chromosome 17, MUSNIG.SB6536, whole genome shotgun sequence genome:
- the TUBB3 gene encoding tubulin beta-3 chain: MREIVHIQAGQCGNQIGAKFWEVISDEHGIDPSGNYVGDSDLQLERISVYYNEASSHKYVPRAILVDLEPGTMDSVRSGAFGHLFRPDNFIFGQSGAGNNWAKGHYTEGAELVDSVLDVVRKECENCDCLQGFQLTHSLGGGTGSGMGTLLISKVREEYPDRIMNTFSVVPSPKVSDTVVEPYNATLSIHQLVENTDETYCIDNEALYDICFRTLKLATPTYGDLNHLVSATMSGVTTSLRFPGQLNADLRKLAVNMVPFPRLHFFMPGFAPLTARGSQQYRALTVPELTQQMFDAKNMMAACDPRHGRYLTVATVFRGRMSMKEVDEQMLAIQSKNSSYFVEWIPNNVKVAVCDIPPRGLKMSSTFIGNSTAIQELFKRISEQFTAMFRRKAFLHWYTGEGMDEMEFTEAESNMNDLVSEYQQYQDATAEEEGEMYEDDEEESEAQGPK; encoded by the exons tTCTGGGAGGTCATCAGTGACGAGCATGGGATAGACCCCAGCGGCAACTATGTGGGGGACTCGGACCTCCAGCTGGAGCGCATCAGCGTCTACTACAATGAGGCCTCTT CTCATAAGTATGTGCCTCGGGCCATTCTGGTGGACCTTGAGCCCGGAACCATGGACAGCGTCCGGTCTGGTGCCTTTGGACATCTTTTCAGGCCTGACAACTTCATCTTCG GTCAGAGCGGAGCCGGCAACAACTGGGCCAAGGGGCACTACACGGAGGGCGCCGAGCTGGTGGACTCCGTCCTGGACGTGGTGCGGAAGGAGTGTGAGAATTGCGACTGCCTGCAGGGCTTCCAGCTGACCCACTCGCTGGGCGGGGGTACAGGCTCGGGCATGGGTACCCTCCTCATCAGCAAGGTCCGGGAGGAGTACCCGGACCGCATCATGAACACCTTCAGCGTGGTGCCGTCGCCCAAGGTGTCGGACACGGTGGTGGAGCCCTACAACGCCACGCTGTCCATCCACCAGCTGGTGGAGAACACGGACGAGACCTACTGCATTGACAACGAGGCCCTGTACGACATCTGCTTCCGCACCCTCAAGCTGGCCACGCCCACCTACGGCGACCTCAACCACCTGGTGTCGGCCACCATGAGCGGCGTCACCACCTCCCTCCGCTTCCCAGGCCAGCTCAATGCCGACCTGCGCAAGCTGGCCGTGAACATGGTGCCCTTCCCCCGCCTGCACTTCTTCATGCCGGGCTTCGCGCCGCTCACCGCCCGCGGCAGCCAGCAGTACCGCGCGCTCACGGTGCCCGAGCTCACCCAGCAGATGTTCGATGCCAAGAACATGATGGCCGCCTGTGACCCCCGCCACGGCCGCTACCTGACCGTGGCCACCGTCTTCCGAGGCCGCATGTCCATGAAGGAGGTGGACGAGCAGATGCTGGCCATCCAGAGCAAGAACAGCAGCTACTTCGTGGAGTGGATCCCCAACAACGTGAAGGTGGCCGTGTGCGACATCCCGCCCCGGGGGCTCAAGATGTCCTCCACCTTCATCGGCAACAGCACGGCCATCCAGGAGCTGTTCAAGCGCATCTCGGAGCAGTTCACGGCCATGTTCCGGCGCAAGGCCTTCCTGCACTGGTACACGGGCGAGGGCATGGACGAGATGGAGTTCACCGAGGCCGAGAGCAACATGAACGACCTGGTGTCCGAGTACCAGCAGTACCAGGACGCCACGGCCGAGGAGGAGGGCGAGATGTACGAAGACGACGAGGAGGAGTCTGAGGCTCAGGGCCCCAAGTGA
- the DEF8 gene encoding differentially expressed in FDCP 8 homolog isoform X3 codes for MGWDAMEYDEKLARFRQAHLNPFNKETGPRQHEQRASKEAPEVTSAEALPELLPGEPEFCCTERVMDLGLSEDHFSRPVGLFLASDIQQLRQAIEECKQAILELPEQSEKQKDAVVRLIHLRLKLQELKDPSEDEPNIRVLLEHRFYKEKSKSVKQTCDKCNTIIWGLIQTWYTCTGCYYRCHSKCLNLISKPCVRSKVSHQAEYELNICPETGLDSQDYRCAECRAPISLRGVPSEARQCDYTGQYYCTHCHWNDLAVIPARVVHNWDFEPRKVSRCSMRYLALMVSRPVLRLREINPLLFNYVEELVEIRKLRQDILLMKPYFITCREAMEARLLLQLQDRQHFVENDEMYSVQDLLDAHTGRLSCSLTETHTLFAKHIKLDCERCQAKGFVCELCREGDVLFPFDSHTSVCTDCSAVFHRHRTFQHCTLFLAALHFPGPNPETRHFSKKPKRWLVENGGCGV; via the exons ATGGG gtGGGATGCTATGGAATATGACGAGAAGCTGGCCCGCTTCCGGCAGGCCCACCTCAACCCCTTCAACAAGGAGACTGGGCCACGGcagcatgagcagagagccagcaaGGAGGCCCCAGAAGTCACTTCTGCAG AGGCCCTGCCCGAGCTGCTGCCTGGAGAGCCGGAGTTCTGCTGCACTGAGCGAGTGATGGATCTTGGCTTATCTGAGGACCACTTCTCCCGCCCTGTG GGTCTTTTCCTGGCCTCAGACATTCAGCAGCTGCGGCAGGCCATCGAGGAGTGCAAGCAGGCGATCCTGGAGCTGCCCGAGCagtcagagaagcagaaggaCGCTGTTGTGAGGCTGATCCACCTCCGGCTGAAGCTCCAGGAGCTGAAG GACCCCAGTGAGGACGAACCCAACATCCGAGTCCTCCTGGAGCACCGTTTCTACAAGGAGAAGAGCAAAAGTGTCAAGCAGACCTGTGACAAGTGCAACACCATCATCTGGGGGCTCATTCAGACCTGGTACACCTGCACAG GATGTTATTACCGATGTCACAGCAAGTGTTTGAACCTCATCTCCAAGCCCTGCGTGCGCTCCAAAGTCAGCCACCAAGCCGAGTATGAGCTGAACATCTGCCCGGAGACAGGGCTGGACAGCCAAGATTACCGCTGCGCAGAGTGCCGGGCACCCATCTCCTTGC GGGGCGTGCCCAGCGAGGCCCGGCAGTGTGACTATACGGGCCAGTACTACTGCACCCATTGCCACTGGAATGACCTGGCGGTCATCCCTGCACGAGTCGTGCACAACTGGGACTTCGAGCCACGCAAG GTGTCCCGCTGCAGTATGCGGTACCTGGCTCTCATGGTGTCTCGGCCAGTGCTCAGGCTCCGGGAGATCAACCCTCTGCTGTTCAACTATGTGGAGGAGCTGGTGGAGATCCGG AAGCTGCGCCAGGACATCCTGCTCATGAAGCCCTACTTCATTACCTGCAGGGAAGCGATGGAGGCCCGTCTGCTCCTGCAG CTCCAGGACCGGCAGCATTTCGTGGAGAACGATGAGATGTACTCCGTGCAGGACCTGCTGGACGCGCACACGGGTCGCCTGAGCTGCTCCCTCACTGAGACACACACGCTCTTTGCCAAGCACATTAAGCTGGACTGTGAG CGGTGTCAGGCCAAGGGCTTCGTGTGTGAGCTCTGCAGAGAGGGTGACGTTCTCTTCCCCTTCGACAGCCACACGTCCGTGTGCACCGACTGCTCTGCCGTCTTCCACAG GCACCGTACTTTCCAGCATTGTACACTGTTCTTGGCTGCTTTGCACTTTCCCGGTCCTAATCCTGAAaccagacatttctccaagaagcccaAACGCTGGTTGGTGGAGAATGGTGGCTGTGGGGTGTGA
- the DEF8 gene encoding differentially expressed in FDCP 8 homolog isoform X4 — translation MGWDAMEYDEKLARFRQAHLNPFNKETGPRQHEQRASKEAPEVTSAEALPELLPGEPEFCCTERVMDLGLSEDHFSRPVGLFLASDIQQLRQAIEECKQAILELPEQSEKQKDAVVRLIHLRLKLQELKDPSEDEPNIRVLLEHRFYKEKSKSVKQTCDKCNTIIWGLIQTWYTCTGCYYRCHSKCLNLISKPCVRSKVSHQAEYELNICPETGLDSQDYRCAECRAPISLRGVPSEARQCDYTGQYYCTHCHWNDLAVIPARVVHNWDFEPRKVSRCSMRYLALMVSRPVLRLREINPLLFNYVEELVEIRKLRQDILLMKPYFITCREAMEARLLLQLQDRQHFVENDEMYSVQDLLDAHTGRLSCSLTETHTLFAKHIKLDCERCQAKGFVCELCREGDVLFPFDSHTSVCTDCSAVFHRDCYYDNSTTCPKCARLTLRKQSLFQEPGPDVDA, via the exons ATGGG gtGGGATGCTATGGAATATGACGAGAAGCTGGCCCGCTTCCGGCAGGCCCACCTCAACCCCTTCAACAAGGAGACTGGGCCACGGcagcatgagcagagagccagcaaGGAGGCCCCAGAAGTCACTTCTGCAG AGGCCCTGCCCGAGCTGCTGCCTGGAGAGCCGGAGTTCTGCTGCACTGAGCGAGTGATGGATCTTGGCTTATCTGAGGACCACTTCTCCCGCCCTGTG GGTCTTTTCCTGGCCTCAGACATTCAGCAGCTGCGGCAGGCCATCGAGGAGTGCAAGCAGGCGATCCTGGAGCTGCCCGAGCagtcagagaagcagaaggaCGCTGTTGTGAGGCTGATCCACCTCCGGCTGAAGCTCCAGGAGCTGAAG GACCCCAGTGAGGACGAACCCAACATCCGAGTCCTCCTGGAGCACCGTTTCTACAAGGAGAAGAGCAAAAGTGTCAAGCAGACCTGTGACAAGTGCAACACCATCATCTGGGGGCTCATTCAGACCTGGTACACCTGCACAG GATGTTATTACCGATGTCACAGCAAGTGTTTGAACCTCATCTCCAAGCCCTGCGTGCGCTCCAAAGTCAGCCACCAAGCCGAGTATGAGCTGAACATCTGCCCGGAGACAGGGCTGGACAGCCAAGATTACCGCTGCGCAGAGTGCCGGGCACCCATCTCCTTGC GGGGCGTGCCCAGCGAGGCCCGGCAGTGTGACTATACGGGCCAGTACTACTGCACCCATTGCCACTGGAATGACCTGGCGGTCATCCCTGCACGAGTCGTGCACAACTGGGACTTCGAGCCACGCAAG GTGTCCCGCTGCAGTATGCGGTACCTGGCTCTCATGGTGTCTCGGCCAGTGCTCAGGCTCCGGGAGATCAACCCTCTGCTGTTCAACTATGTGGAGGAGCTGGTGGAGATCCGG AAGCTGCGCCAGGACATCCTGCTCATGAAGCCCTACTTCATTACCTGCAGGGAAGCGATGGAGGCCCGTCTGCTCCTGCAG CTCCAGGACCGGCAGCATTTCGTGGAGAACGATGAGATGTACTCCGTGCAGGACCTGCTGGACGCGCACACGGGTCGCCTGAGCTGCTCCCTCACTGAGACACACACGCTCTTTGCCAAGCACATTAAGCTGGACTGTGAG CGGTGTCAGGCCAAGGGCTTCGTGTGTGAGCTCTGCAGAGAGGGTGACGTTCTCTTCCCCTTCGACAGCCACACGTCCGTGTGCACCGACTGCTCTGCCGTCTTCCACAG ggaCTGCTACTATGACAACTCCACCACGTGCCCCAAATGTGCTCGGCTCACCCTGCGCAAGCAGTCGCTCTTCCAGGAGCCTGGTCCGGACGTGGATGCGTAG
- the DEF8 gene encoding differentially expressed in FDCP 8 homolog isoform X6 yields the protein MGWDAMEYDEKLARFRQAHLNPFNKETGPRQHEQRASKEAPEVTSAEALPELLPGEPEFCCTERVMDLGLSEDHFSRPVGLFLASDIQQLRQAIEECKQAILELPEQSEKQKDAVVRLIHLRLKLQELKDPSEDEPNIRVLLEHRFYKEKSKSVKQTCDKCNTIIWGLIQTWYTCTGCYYRCHSKCLNLISKPCVRSKVSHQAEYELNICPETGLDSQDYRCAECRAPISLRGVPSEARQCDYTGQYYCTHCHWNDLAVIPARVVHNWDFEPRKVSRCSMRYLALMVSRPVLRLREINPLLFNYVEELVEIRKLRQDILLMKPYFITCREAMEARLLLQLQDRQHFVENDEMYSVQDLLDAHTGRLSCSLTETHTLFAKHIKLDCEPHVRVHRLLCRLPQAPYFPALYTVLGCFALSRS from the exons ATGGG gtGGGATGCTATGGAATATGACGAGAAGCTGGCCCGCTTCCGGCAGGCCCACCTCAACCCCTTCAACAAGGAGACTGGGCCACGGcagcatgagcagagagccagcaaGGAGGCCCCAGAAGTCACTTCTGCAG AGGCCCTGCCCGAGCTGCTGCCTGGAGAGCCGGAGTTCTGCTGCACTGAGCGAGTGATGGATCTTGGCTTATCTGAGGACCACTTCTCCCGCCCTGTG GGTCTTTTCCTGGCCTCAGACATTCAGCAGCTGCGGCAGGCCATCGAGGAGTGCAAGCAGGCGATCCTGGAGCTGCCCGAGCagtcagagaagcagaaggaCGCTGTTGTGAGGCTGATCCACCTCCGGCTGAAGCTCCAGGAGCTGAAG GACCCCAGTGAGGACGAACCCAACATCCGAGTCCTCCTGGAGCACCGTTTCTACAAGGAGAAGAGCAAAAGTGTCAAGCAGACCTGTGACAAGTGCAACACCATCATCTGGGGGCTCATTCAGACCTGGTACACCTGCACAG GATGTTATTACCGATGTCACAGCAAGTGTTTGAACCTCATCTCCAAGCCCTGCGTGCGCTCCAAAGTCAGCCACCAAGCCGAGTATGAGCTGAACATCTGCCCGGAGACAGGGCTGGACAGCCAAGATTACCGCTGCGCAGAGTGCCGGGCACCCATCTCCTTGC GGGGCGTGCCCAGCGAGGCCCGGCAGTGTGACTATACGGGCCAGTACTACTGCACCCATTGCCACTGGAATGACCTGGCGGTCATCCCTGCACGAGTCGTGCACAACTGGGACTTCGAGCCACGCAAG GTGTCCCGCTGCAGTATGCGGTACCTGGCTCTCATGGTGTCTCGGCCAGTGCTCAGGCTCCGGGAGATCAACCCTCTGCTGTTCAACTATGTGGAGGAGCTGGTGGAGATCCGG AAGCTGCGCCAGGACATCCTGCTCATGAAGCCCTACTTCATTACCTGCAGGGAAGCGATGGAGGCCCGTCTGCTCCTGCAG CTCCAGGACCGGCAGCATTTCGTGGAGAACGATGAGATGTACTCCGTGCAGGACCTGCTGGACGCGCACACGGGTCGCCTGAGCTGCTCCCTCACTGAGACACACACGCTCTTTGCCAAGCACATTAAGCTGGACTGTGAG CCACACGTCCGTGTGCACCGACTGCTCTGCCGTCTTCCACAG GCACCGTACTTTCCAGCATTGTACACTGTTCTTGGCTGCTTTGCACTTTCCCGGTCCTAA
- the DEF8 gene encoding differentially expressed in FDCP 8 homolog isoform X5 gives MGWDAMEYDEKLARFRQAHLNPFNKETGPRQHEQRASKEAPEVTSAEALPELLPGEPEFCCTERVMDLGLSEDHFSRPVGLFLASDIQQLRQAIEECKQAILELPEQSEKQKDAVVRLIHLRLKLQELKDPSEDEPNIRVLLEHRFYKEKSKSVKQTCDKCNTIIWGLIQTWYTCTGCYYRCHSKCLNLISKPCVRSKVSHQAEYELNICPETGLDSQDYRCAECRAPISLRGVPSEARQCDYTGQYYCTHCHWNDLAVIPARVVHNWDFEPRKVSRCSMRYLALMVSRPVLRLREINPLLFNYVEELVEIRKLRQDILLMKPYFITCREAMEARLLLQLQDRQHFVENDEMYSVQDLLDAHTGRLSCSLTETHTLFAKHIKLDCEPHVRVHRLLCRLPQGSQSMCRKTEDQMWKVLYPCRQMEPRDRG, from the exons ATGGG gtGGGATGCTATGGAATATGACGAGAAGCTGGCCCGCTTCCGGCAGGCCCACCTCAACCCCTTCAACAAGGAGACTGGGCCACGGcagcatgagcagagagccagcaaGGAGGCCCCAGAAGTCACTTCTGCAG AGGCCCTGCCCGAGCTGCTGCCTGGAGAGCCGGAGTTCTGCTGCACTGAGCGAGTGATGGATCTTGGCTTATCTGAGGACCACTTCTCCCGCCCTGTG GGTCTTTTCCTGGCCTCAGACATTCAGCAGCTGCGGCAGGCCATCGAGGAGTGCAAGCAGGCGATCCTGGAGCTGCCCGAGCagtcagagaagcagaaggaCGCTGTTGTGAGGCTGATCCACCTCCGGCTGAAGCTCCAGGAGCTGAAG GACCCCAGTGAGGACGAACCCAACATCCGAGTCCTCCTGGAGCACCGTTTCTACAAGGAGAAGAGCAAAAGTGTCAAGCAGACCTGTGACAAGTGCAACACCATCATCTGGGGGCTCATTCAGACCTGGTACACCTGCACAG GATGTTATTACCGATGTCACAGCAAGTGTTTGAACCTCATCTCCAAGCCCTGCGTGCGCTCCAAAGTCAGCCACCAAGCCGAGTATGAGCTGAACATCTGCCCGGAGACAGGGCTGGACAGCCAAGATTACCGCTGCGCAGAGTGCCGGGCACCCATCTCCTTGC GGGGCGTGCCCAGCGAGGCCCGGCAGTGTGACTATACGGGCCAGTACTACTGCACCCATTGCCACTGGAATGACCTGGCGGTCATCCCTGCACGAGTCGTGCACAACTGGGACTTCGAGCCACGCAAG GTGTCCCGCTGCAGTATGCGGTACCTGGCTCTCATGGTGTCTCGGCCAGTGCTCAGGCTCCGGGAGATCAACCCTCTGCTGTTCAACTATGTGGAGGAGCTGGTGGAGATCCGG AAGCTGCGCCAGGACATCCTGCTCATGAAGCCCTACTTCATTACCTGCAGGGAAGCGATGGAGGCCCGTCTGCTCCTGCAG CTCCAGGACCGGCAGCATTTCGTGGAGAACGATGAGATGTACTCCGTGCAGGACCTGCTGGACGCGCACACGGGTCGCCTGAGCTGCTCCCTCACTGAGACACACACGCTCTTTGCCAAGCACATTAAGCTGGACTGTGAG CCACACGTCCGTGTGCACCGACTGCTCTGCCGTCTTCCACAG GGATCCCAGAGCATGTGCAGGAAGACCGAGGATCAGATGTGGAAGGTCCTGTACCCCTGCCGGCAAATGGAACCCCGGGACAGAGGGTGA
- the DEF8 gene encoding differentially expressed in FDCP 8 homolog isoform X7, with protein MGWDAMEYDEKLARFRQAHLNPFNKETGPRQHEQRASKEAPEVTSAEALPELLPGEPEFCCTERVMDLGLSEDHFSRPVGLFLASDIQQLRQAIEECKQAILELPEQSEKQKDAVVRLIHLRLKLQELKDPSEDEPNIRVLLEHRFYKEKSKSVKQTCDKCNTIIWGLIQTWYTCTGCYYRCHSKCLNLISKPCVRSKVSHQAEYELNICPETGLDSQDYRCAECRAPISLRGVPSEARQCDYTGQYYCTHCHWNDLAVIPARVVHNWDFEPRKVSRCSMRYLALMVSRPVLRLREINPLLFNYVEELVEIRKLRQDILLMKPYFITCREAMEARLLLQLQDRQHFVENDEMYSVQDLLDAHTGRLSCSLTETHTLFAKHIKLDCEPHVRVHRLLCRLPQGLLL; from the exons ATGGG gtGGGATGCTATGGAATATGACGAGAAGCTGGCCCGCTTCCGGCAGGCCCACCTCAACCCCTTCAACAAGGAGACTGGGCCACGGcagcatgagcagagagccagcaaGGAGGCCCCAGAAGTCACTTCTGCAG AGGCCCTGCCCGAGCTGCTGCCTGGAGAGCCGGAGTTCTGCTGCACTGAGCGAGTGATGGATCTTGGCTTATCTGAGGACCACTTCTCCCGCCCTGTG GGTCTTTTCCTGGCCTCAGACATTCAGCAGCTGCGGCAGGCCATCGAGGAGTGCAAGCAGGCGATCCTGGAGCTGCCCGAGCagtcagagaagcagaaggaCGCTGTTGTGAGGCTGATCCACCTCCGGCTGAAGCTCCAGGAGCTGAAG GACCCCAGTGAGGACGAACCCAACATCCGAGTCCTCCTGGAGCACCGTTTCTACAAGGAGAAGAGCAAAAGTGTCAAGCAGACCTGTGACAAGTGCAACACCATCATCTGGGGGCTCATTCAGACCTGGTACACCTGCACAG GATGTTATTACCGATGTCACAGCAAGTGTTTGAACCTCATCTCCAAGCCCTGCGTGCGCTCCAAAGTCAGCCACCAAGCCGAGTATGAGCTGAACATCTGCCCGGAGACAGGGCTGGACAGCCAAGATTACCGCTGCGCAGAGTGCCGGGCACCCATCTCCTTGC GGGGCGTGCCCAGCGAGGCCCGGCAGTGTGACTATACGGGCCAGTACTACTGCACCCATTGCCACTGGAATGACCTGGCGGTCATCCCTGCACGAGTCGTGCACAACTGGGACTTCGAGCCACGCAAG GTGTCCCGCTGCAGTATGCGGTACCTGGCTCTCATGGTGTCTCGGCCAGTGCTCAGGCTCCGGGAGATCAACCCTCTGCTGTTCAACTATGTGGAGGAGCTGGTGGAGATCCGG AAGCTGCGCCAGGACATCCTGCTCATGAAGCCCTACTTCATTACCTGCAGGGAAGCGATGGAGGCCCGTCTGCTCCTGCAG CTCCAGGACCGGCAGCATTTCGTGGAGAACGATGAGATGTACTCCGTGCAGGACCTGCTGGACGCGCACACGGGTCGCCTGAGCTGCTCCCTCACTGAGACACACACGCTCTTTGCCAAGCACATTAAGCTGGACTGTGAG CCACACGTCCGTGTGCACCGACTGCTCTGCCGTCTTCCACAG ggaCTGCTACTATGA
- the DEF8 gene encoding differentially expressed in FDCP 8 homolog isoform X1, which produces MGWDAMEYDEKLARFRQAHLNPFNKETGPRQHEQRASKEAPEVTSAEALPELLPGEPEFCCTERVMDLGLSEDHFSRPVGLFLASDIQQLRQAIEECKQAILELPEQSEKQKDAVVRLIHLRLKLQELKDPSEDEPNIRVLLEHRFYKEKSKSVKQTCDKCNTIIWGLIQTWYTCTGCYYRCHSKCLNLISKPCVRSKVSHQAEYELNICPETGLDSQDYRCAECRAPISLRGVPSEARQCDYTGQYYCTHCHWNDLAVIPARVVHNWDFEPRKVSRCSMRYLALMVSRPVLRLREINPLLFNYVEELVEIRKLRQDILLMKPYFITCREAMEARLLLQLQDRQHFVENDEMYSVQDLLDAHTGRLSCSLTETHTLFAKHIKLDCERCQAKGFVCELCREGDVLFPFDSHTSVCTDCSAVFHRDPRACAGRPRIRCGRSCTPAGKWNPGTEGENSQIFTAGATVGSVFAGLFCAPETLL; this is translated from the exons ATGGG gtGGGATGCTATGGAATATGACGAGAAGCTGGCCCGCTTCCGGCAGGCCCACCTCAACCCCTTCAACAAGGAGACTGGGCCACGGcagcatgagcagagagccagcaaGGAGGCCCCAGAAGTCACTTCTGCAG AGGCCCTGCCCGAGCTGCTGCCTGGAGAGCCGGAGTTCTGCTGCACTGAGCGAGTGATGGATCTTGGCTTATCTGAGGACCACTTCTCCCGCCCTGTG GGTCTTTTCCTGGCCTCAGACATTCAGCAGCTGCGGCAGGCCATCGAGGAGTGCAAGCAGGCGATCCTGGAGCTGCCCGAGCagtcagagaagcagaaggaCGCTGTTGTGAGGCTGATCCACCTCCGGCTGAAGCTCCAGGAGCTGAAG GACCCCAGTGAGGACGAACCCAACATCCGAGTCCTCCTGGAGCACCGTTTCTACAAGGAGAAGAGCAAAAGTGTCAAGCAGACCTGTGACAAGTGCAACACCATCATCTGGGGGCTCATTCAGACCTGGTACACCTGCACAG GATGTTATTACCGATGTCACAGCAAGTGTTTGAACCTCATCTCCAAGCCCTGCGTGCGCTCCAAAGTCAGCCACCAAGCCGAGTATGAGCTGAACATCTGCCCGGAGACAGGGCTGGACAGCCAAGATTACCGCTGCGCAGAGTGCCGGGCACCCATCTCCTTGC GGGGCGTGCCCAGCGAGGCCCGGCAGTGTGACTATACGGGCCAGTACTACTGCACCCATTGCCACTGGAATGACCTGGCGGTCATCCCTGCACGAGTCGTGCACAACTGGGACTTCGAGCCACGCAAG GTGTCCCGCTGCAGTATGCGGTACCTGGCTCTCATGGTGTCTCGGCCAGTGCTCAGGCTCCGGGAGATCAACCCTCTGCTGTTCAACTATGTGGAGGAGCTGGTGGAGATCCGG AAGCTGCGCCAGGACATCCTGCTCATGAAGCCCTACTTCATTACCTGCAGGGAAGCGATGGAGGCCCGTCTGCTCCTGCAG CTCCAGGACCGGCAGCATTTCGTGGAGAACGATGAGATGTACTCCGTGCAGGACCTGCTGGACGCGCACACGGGTCGCCTGAGCTGCTCCCTCACTGAGACACACACGCTCTTTGCCAAGCACATTAAGCTGGACTGTGAG CGGTGTCAGGCCAAGGGCTTCGTGTGTGAGCTCTGCAGAGAGGGTGACGTTCTCTTCCCCTTCGACAGCCACACGTCCGTGTGCACCGACTGCTCTGCCGTCTTCCACAG GGATCCCAGAGCATGTGCAGGAAGACCGAGGATCAGATGTGGAAGGTCCTGTACCCCTGCCGGCAAATGGAACCCCGGGACAGAGGGTGAGAACTCCCAGATCTTCACCGCGGGAGCCACTGTTGGCTCAGTATTTGCGGGGTTGTTTTGTGCTCCAGAGACCCTGCTGTAG
- the DEF8 gene encoding differentially expressed in FDCP 8 homolog isoform X2 — protein sequence MEYDEKLARFRQAHLNPFNKETGPRQHEQRASKEAPEVTSAEALPELLPGEPEFCCTERVMDLGLSEDHFSRPVGLFLASDIQQLRQAIEECKQAILELPEQSEKQKDAVVRLIHLRLKLQELKDPSEDEPNIRVLLEHRFYKEKSKSVKQTCDKCNTIIWGLIQTWYTCTGCYYRCHSKCLNLISKPCVRSKVSHQAEYELNICPETGLDSQDYRCAECRAPISLRGVPSEARQCDYTGQYYCTHCHWNDLAVIPARVVHNWDFEPRKVSRCSMRYLALMVSRPVLRLREINPLLFNYVEELVEIRKLRQDILLMKPYFITCREAMEARLLLQLQDRQHFVENDEMYSVQDLLDAHTGRLSCSLTETHTLFAKHIKLDCERCQAKGFVCELCREGDVLFPFDSHTSVCTDCSAVFHRDPRACAGRPRIRCGRSCTPAGKWNPGTEGENSQIFTAGATVGSVFAGLFCAPETLL from the exons ATGGAATATGACGAGAAGCTGGCCCGCTTCCGGCAGGCCCACCTCAACCCCTTCAACAAGGAGACTGGGCCACGGcagcatgagcagagagccagcaaGGAGGCCCCAGAAGTCACTTCTGCAG AGGCCCTGCCCGAGCTGCTGCCTGGAGAGCCGGAGTTCTGCTGCACTGAGCGAGTGATGGATCTTGGCTTATCTGAGGACCACTTCTCCCGCCCTGTG GGTCTTTTCCTGGCCTCAGACATTCAGCAGCTGCGGCAGGCCATCGAGGAGTGCAAGCAGGCGATCCTGGAGCTGCCCGAGCagtcagagaagcagaaggaCGCTGTTGTGAGGCTGATCCACCTCCGGCTGAAGCTCCAGGAGCTGAAG GACCCCAGTGAGGACGAACCCAACATCCGAGTCCTCCTGGAGCACCGTTTCTACAAGGAGAAGAGCAAAAGTGTCAAGCAGACCTGTGACAAGTGCAACACCATCATCTGGGGGCTCATTCAGACCTGGTACACCTGCACAG GATGTTATTACCGATGTCACAGCAAGTGTTTGAACCTCATCTCCAAGCCCTGCGTGCGCTCCAAAGTCAGCCACCAAGCCGAGTATGAGCTGAACATCTGCCCGGAGACAGGGCTGGACAGCCAAGATTACCGCTGCGCAGAGTGCCGGGCACCCATCTCCTTGC GGGGCGTGCCCAGCGAGGCCCGGCAGTGTGACTATACGGGCCAGTACTACTGCACCCATTGCCACTGGAATGACCTGGCGGTCATCCCTGCACGAGTCGTGCACAACTGGGACTTCGAGCCACGCAAG GTGTCCCGCTGCAGTATGCGGTACCTGGCTCTCATGGTGTCTCGGCCAGTGCTCAGGCTCCGGGAGATCAACCCTCTGCTGTTCAACTATGTGGAGGAGCTGGTGGAGATCCGG AAGCTGCGCCAGGACATCCTGCTCATGAAGCCCTACTTCATTACCTGCAGGGAAGCGATGGAGGCCCGTCTGCTCCTGCAG CTCCAGGACCGGCAGCATTTCGTGGAGAACGATGAGATGTACTCCGTGCAGGACCTGCTGGACGCGCACACGGGTCGCCTGAGCTGCTCCCTCACTGAGACACACACGCTCTTTGCCAAGCACATTAAGCTGGACTGTGAG CGGTGTCAGGCCAAGGGCTTCGTGTGTGAGCTCTGCAGAGAGGGTGACGTTCTCTTCCCCTTCGACAGCCACACGTCCGTGTGCACCGACTGCTCTGCCGTCTTCCACAG GGATCCCAGAGCATGTGCAGGAAGACCGAGGATCAGATGTGGAAGGTCCTGTACCCCTGCCGGCAAATGGAACCCCGGGACAGAGGGTGAGAACTCCCAGATCTTCACCGCGGGAGCCACTGTTGGCTCAGTATTTGCGGGGTTGTTTTGTGCTCCAGAGACCCTGCTGTAG